Proteins encoded in a region of the Atopobium sp. oral taxon 416 genome:
- a CDS encoding ATP-binding protein encodes MQRSCDIAVIPVEGDLDVTSVPRLYASISYLIDTGCRRIILNLGKAQFIDSAGMALILCSIRAMRKTGGLLSLTNVGDQAYRTLCRIKAVDFAPVSRAGVSKQVPVLDPRTEPIWWHVLRCDSCSMSVSRHRVKDLLVQTPLTSDETFDMTLACGEALGNAFDHAKSRLTLVTVCYYPDRVIVQVSDNGCGYQLRANEKPKTSTDMKLERGRGIKLMRMLADEVSISMKSGGKGTAVSLTKMIDNK; translated from the coding sequence ATGCAACGTTCATGTGATATAGCAGTGATTCCGGTTGAGGGGGACCTGGACGTAACGTCCGTCCCACGCCTGTACGCCTCGATTTCGTATCTGATCGATACGGGGTGCCGGCGCATCATCCTGAATTTAGGTAAGGCACAATTTATTGATTCAGCAGGCATGGCACTGATTCTATGCTCTATTAGAGCCATGAGGAAAACAGGAGGGCTGCTCTCCCTCACGAATGTGGGGGATCAGGCTTACCGTACTCTGTGTCGCATTAAGGCGGTTGATTTCGCTCCAGTATCGCGTGCAGGGGTGTCCAAACAAGTCCCTGTACTTGATCCTCGTACCGAACCCATCTGGTGGCATGTCCTGCGCTGTGACTCATGCTCGATGTCCGTATCCCGGCACAGAGTCAAAGACCTCTTGGTGCAGACACCGCTTACCTCAGATGAGACGTTTGACATGACGCTGGCGTGTGGCGAAGCCTTAGGTAATGCCTTTGACCACGCTAAATCGAGACTGACGCTTGTAACCGTATGCTATTACCCGGATCGGGTGATCGTGCAGGTGAGCGACAATGGCTGTGGCTACCAACTGAGGGCCAATGAGAAGCCGAAGACGTCCACCGATATGAAGCTGGAACGGGGACGCGGCATCAAGCTGATGCGGATGCTGGCCGATGAGGTGTCGATATCCATGAAATCAGGGGGCAAGGGCACCGCAGTAAGTCTCACTAAGATGATCGATAATAAATAG